In one window of Bizionia sp. M204 DNA:
- a CDS encoding NifU family protein, protein MNPYTVSIQETSNNTIVKFELNQFITKHQSFEFNNIDDAKNSPLAQQLFYLPFVKKVYISSNFIAIERFNIVEWPDVQEEVAEQITEYLNSGGVVITDTTTVKKVPITVYAESTPNPAVIKFVANKKLVTATYEFTSIDDAKVSPLATELFHFPFVKSVFMEDNYISVTKYDMAEWETITMELREFIRTFIENGKEVVNANAQEVLNITSEKLDETYESRDDTSKEIINILEEYIKPAVASDGGNIQFESYNPETKTVKVILQGACSGCPSSTFTLKNGIENMLKEMLKGRVETVEALNG, encoded by the coding sequence ATGAATCCATATACAGTTTCCATTCAAGAAACTTCCAATAATACAATTGTAAAATTTGAACTTAATCAGTTTATAACCAAGCACCAAAGCTTTGAATTTAATAATATTGATGATGCTAAAAATTCACCTTTAGCACAGCAATTATTTTATTTACCTTTTGTGAAGAAGGTTTATATATCAAGTAATTTTATAGCTATTGAACGTTTTAATATTGTCGAGTGGCCTGATGTTCAAGAGGAAGTTGCAGAACAAATTACCGAATACTTAAATTCGGGTGGCGTTGTAATTACCGACACCACAACGGTAAAAAAAGTACCGATTACGGTTTATGCGGAAAGCACACCTAATCCTGCTGTAATTAAGTTTGTAGCCAATAAAAAATTAGTAACTGCAACTTATGAATTTACATCCATAGACGATGCTAAAGTGTCGCCATTAGCAACAGAACTATTCCATTTTCCGTTTGTGAAAAGTGTTTTTATGGAAGACAATTACATTTCTGTAACTAAATATGACATGGCAGAATGGGAAACTATCACCATGGAATTACGCGAATTTATCCGAACATTTATTGAAAATGGTAAGGAAGTCGTAAATGCTAATGCGCAAGAAGTACTAAATATTACAAGTGAAAAACTGGACGAAACCTATGAATCACGCGATGATACGTCCAAAGAAATAATAAACATTTTAGAAGAATATATAAAACCTGCCGTTGCTAGTGATGGTGGAAATATTCAATTTGAATCCTACAATCCAGAAACGAAAACGGTAAAAGTTATTCTACAAGGTGCGTGTAGTGGCTGTCCATCGTCTACGTTTACCTTGAAAAATGGTATTGAAAATATGCTAAAAGAAATGCTTAAAGGTCGTGTGGAAACAGTTGAAGCCTTAAACGGATAA
- a CDS encoding dodecin family protein, producing the protein MAILKVIEVLSNSETSWEDATRKAVKEASKTVKNIRSVYVKEQSAIVNGDNVTEFRVNIKITFEVK; encoded by the coding sequence ATGGCTATTTTAAAAGTTATTGAAGTATTATCAAATTCTGAAACCAGCTGGGAAGACGCAACCCGAAAAGCCGTTAAGGAAGCATCTAAAACCGTAAAAAACATTCGTTCGGTTTATGTAAAAGAACAAAGTGCTATTGTAAATGGCGATAACGTAACCGAATTTCGAGTGAATATAAAAATAACCTTCGAGGTTAAATAA
- a CDS encoding histidine kinase, whose amino-acid sequence MKSFLTALLFLFLYVSPYMVYAQEMSTSSNRQQTVFTVRGSVYDAEFSKPIPQVNIEVNGGAYTTTNMAGEFRIQAKRGDELVIRHKDFQTVYYTIKDNERIKIEVRANELTFEVPKINQESTFNASIDSAETYLKTDIEKSLQFITEALSKSRSINENSQVYEVLGDVYIHWKQYDLAISNYRISLQSVKSHTVQLKLAKAYWYNKSYQESIATYQNVSKSDLSNWQQVVLHEGLGDTYTSIHDYPKALKAYNSALEKANYYKIKAKITDLNSKIAQVLSETGNKKEAEDYFDNALKLASQETGSRAVEEKVKVADFKNRSQNFSDEIELRKQAIQAIQNIELDSAIGNESALTVQKQNYKIGNAYYLKKDYNSAKTYLEKSINEASAKNDLVVAKDAKRKLSEVYSSSGDYDKALETYKEYTDLVETLYIKKEQEIIQAARFSKEIAEKQNRITSLESDRQLSESKYQLTSERNKRQQLIIYSLIGGLLLLLVTAYFMYKYIKQQRLANNLLALKSLRSQMNPHFIFNALNSVNSFIAANDERTANRYLSDFSHLMRSVLENSEADFIPLEKEIALLELYTKLEHFRFQDKFDYEITIADNVVVSDFQIPPMLLQPYIENAVWHGLRYKTTKGLLSIRICKTSETELTITISDNGIGRERSKELKTDNQKKHNSQGMSNIQKRVSILNDMYQDKVDVSISDFQDEEDAGTQVIVTLKKD is encoded by the coding sequence ATGAAATCTTTTTTAACCGCTCTTTTGTTTCTGTTCCTGTACGTCAGTCCCTACATGGTCTATGCGCAGGAAATGTCAACATCATCTAATAGGCAACAAACTGTTTTTACGGTTCGAGGGTCGGTATATGATGCTGAATTTAGTAAGCCCATTCCACAAGTTAATATTGAGGTAAATGGTGGCGCATATACCACAACAAATATGGCTGGTGAATTTAGAATTCAGGCAAAAAGAGGTGATGAATTAGTGATAAGGCATAAAGATTTCCAAACCGTTTACTACACCATAAAAGATAACGAACGCATAAAAATAGAAGTGCGAGCAAATGAGTTAACGTTTGAAGTGCCAAAAATAAATCAAGAGTCAACTTTTAATGCATCTATAGATTCCGCGGAAACCTATTTAAAAACAGATATAGAAAAAAGCTTGCAATTTATTACAGAAGCGCTTTCCAAAAGTCGCTCTATTAACGAAAATTCGCAAGTATATGAAGTTTTAGGTGATGTATATATTCATTGGAAACAATATGATTTAGCAATTAGTAATTATCGCATTAGCCTTCAAAGTGTTAAATCTCATACTGTTCAGTTAAAATTAGCCAAAGCCTATTGGTACAATAAAAGTTACCAAGAAAGTATTGCGACATATCAAAATGTTTCAAAATCTGATTTAAGTAATTGGCAACAGGTTGTTTTACATGAAGGACTTGGTGATACTTATACTAGTATTCATGATTATCCAAAGGCTTTAAAGGCTTATAATTCAGCTTTAGAGAAAGCAAATTATTATAAAATAAAAGCCAAAATAACCGATTTAAATTCGAAAATAGCCCAAGTGTTGAGTGAAACTGGGAATAAAAAAGAAGCGGAAGATTACTTTGATAATGCTTTAAAATTAGCCTCTCAAGAAACCGGTTCGCGTGCTGTGGAGGAGAAAGTGAAAGTGGCCGATTTCAAAAATAGAAGTCAAAATTTTTCTGATGAAATTGAACTGCGAAAACAAGCCATACAAGCCATTCAAAATATTGAGTTAGATTCGGCTATTGGTAATGAAAGTGCGTTAACTGTTCAAAAACAAAACTATAAAATTGGCAATGCCTATTATTTAAAAAAGGATTATAATAGCGCTAAAACCTATCTGGAAAAAAGTATAAATGAAGCCAGTGCAAAAAATGATTTAGTGGTTGCCAAGGATGCCAAGCGAAAACTATCAGAGGTTTATAGTAGTTCTGGCGATTATGATAAAGCCCTGGAAACCTACAAGGAATATACAGATCTGGTGGAAACCTTGTATATTAAAAAGGAGCAAGAAATAATTCAAGCGGCACGTTTTAGTAAAGAAATTGCTGAAAAACAAAATCGGATTACCAGTTTGGAATCCGATAGACAATTATCAGAAAGTAAGTATCAATTAACATCAGAACGTAACAAGCGTCAGCAGCTCATAATCTACTCTTTAATTGGAGGATTATTGTTGCTTTTGGTTACGGCTTATTTTATGTATAAATACATTAAACAACAACGTTTGGCAAATAATCTATTAGCTTTAAAATCATTGCGTAGCCAAATGAATCCGCATTTTATTTTTAATGCCTTAAACTCCGTAAATAGTTTTATAGCGGCTAATGATGAGCGAACAGCTAATAGATATTTATCCGATTTTTCCCATCTCATGCGTTCCGTTTTAGAGAATAGTGAAGCTGATTTTATTCCCTTGGAAAAAGAGATTGCCCTGTTGGAGCTTTACACGAAATTGGAGCATTTCCGGTTCCAAGATAAATTTGATTATGAGATAACCATTGCGGATAATGTGGTTGTTTCCGACTTTCAAATTCCACCTATGCTGTTACAACCGTATATAGAAAATGCAGTATGGCATGGTTTACGTTATAAAACAACCAAAGGGTTGTTGTCCATTAGAATCTGTAAAACAAGCGAAACAGAACTAACGATTACCATTTCTGATAATGGTATTGGTCGCGAACGTTCTAAAGAATTAAAAACTGATAATCAGAAAAAGCATAACTCACAAGGCATGAGTAATATTCAAAAACGGGTGTCTATTTTAAATGATATGTATCAGGATAAAGTAGATGTAAGCATTTCCGATTTTCAGGATGAAGAAGATGCAGGAACCCAAGTGATTGTCACATTGAAAAAAGATTGA
- the tsaB gene encoding tRNA (adenosine(37)-N6)-threonylcarbamoyltransferase complex dimerization subunit type 1 TsaB: MAIILSIETATTNCSVSLSKEGETFALKEDYNNGFSHAERLHVFINDILKENHIDKSEIDAVAISKGPGSYTGLRIGVSAAKGLCFALNIPLISVSTLEAMAHQVNITKGIIIPMLDARRMEVYAAIYNANYQPIRGIEAEVLDETSYAEFLDKSQVHFIGNGVEKTKALITHKNAVFIEHKLPSANEMGVLAFNKYKKSDTEDVAYFEPYYLKDFVAIKPKSKR, encoded by the coding sequence GTGGCAATAATATTAAGTATAGAAACAGCAACAACAAATTGTTCGGTCTCTCTTTCAAAAGAAGGAGAGACTTTTGCTTTAAAAGAAGATTATAATAATGGCTTTTCGCATGCGGAACGTTTACATGTTTTTATTAATGACATTCTAAAAGAAAACCATATAGATAAATCGGAAATTGATGCCGTAGCCATTAGTAAAGGTCCTGGGTCTTATACCGGTTTACGCATTGGTGTTTCGGCAGCAAAAGGCTTGTGTTTTGCTTTAAATATTCCGCTGATTAGTGTTTCAACTTTGGAAGCTATGGCGCATCAAGTTAATATAACCAAGGGCATTATCATTCCCATGTTAGATGCCAGACGTATGGAAGTTTACGCCGCTATTTACAATGCAAACTATCAACCTATTCGTGGAATTGAAGCAGAAGTTTTAGATGAAACATCATATGCTGAATTTCTGGATAAAAGTCAGGTTCATTTTATAGGTAATGGTGTTGAAAAAACAAAAGCACTCATTACACATAAAAATGCTGTTTTTATAGAGCACAAGTTACCATCAGCTAATGAAATGGGTGTTTTGGCTTTTAATAAGTACAAAAAAAGCGACACCGAAGATGTCGCTTATTTTGAGCCGTATTATTTAAAAGATTTTGTAGCTATTAAACCAAAATCTAAAAGATAG
- a CDS encoding type IX secretion system membrane protein PorP/SprF, with protein MRMKRFFLIAVVAFFTQFVKAQEGLPIYTDYLTDNYYLIHPSMAGVANCAKIRMTGRQQWFGHENAPKLLTVSANGRIGESNSGIGAIFYTDKNGYHSQNGAYLTYAYQLMFSRNEVDLNMLSFGLSVGAIQYKLDETAFLNELPDRIISGIEQSSTNFNIDFGFSYFLYNFYAHATVKNILNNEGINNDIEITSNLRRYLFSTGIVLGKFGSEWTYEPSIMFQYKDGTKESSIDINAKVYKEMDFGKLWGGLSYRRSLDGAEYIDGGSVNSQKLQYISPLVGVNFKEFMVAYTYSYQSNSVVFNNGGFHQITLGYNFGCRKERYHCACPAIN; from the coding sequence ATGAGAATGAAAAGGTTTTTTTTAATAGCAGTTGTTGCCTTTTTTACACAGTTTGTAAAAGCCCAAGAAGGACTTCCTATTTATACCGATTATCTAACAGATAACTATTATTTAATTCACCCGTCTATGGCTGGTGTTGCCAATTGTGCTAAAATACGTATGACAGGTAGACAGCAATGGTTTGGCCATGAAAATGCGCCCAAACTATTAACCGTTAGTGCTAATGGTAGAATAGGTGAATCTAATTCTGGAATTGGCGCCATTTTTTACACGGATAAAAACGGATACCACTCGCAAAATGGTGCGTATTTAACGTATGCATACCAATTAATGTTTTCTAGAAATGAAGTAGATTTAAACATGCTTTCTTTCGGTTTAAGTGTTGGAGCTATCCAATATAAATTGGACGAGACAGCTTTCTTAAATGAATTACCAGATCGTATAATTTCAGGAATCGAACAAAGTTCAACCAACTTTAATATTGATTTCGGATTTTCATACTTCTTGTATAATTTCTACGCACATGCTACTGTAAAAAATATTCTAAATAATGAAGGGATTAATAACGATATCGAAATTACTAGTAATTTAAGACGTTATTTATTCTCTACAGGTATTGTTTTAGGGAAGTTTGGTAGTGAATGGACTTATGAGCCATCCATCATGTTTCAATATAAAGATGGTACAAAAGAATCGTCCATTGACATCAATGCGAAAGTTTACAAAGAAATGGATTTCGGAAAGCTTTGGGGAGGTTTATCCTACCGTCGTAGTTTAGATGGTGCCGAATATATTGATGGCGGAAGTGTTAATAGCCAAAAATTACAATATATTTCACCACTTGTAGGTGTTAATTTTAAAGAGTTTATGGTTGCATATACCTATTCATACCAATCAAATTCAGTTGTATTCAACAATGGTGGTTTTCACCAAATAACATTAGGTTATAACTTTGGTTGCAGAAAAGAGCGTTATCACTGTGCTTGTCCGGCAATTAATTAA
- a CDS encoding ABC transporter permease has translation MFKFLTDRDTWQEVFDSLSKNKLRSILTMVGVWWGILLLIGLLGSARGLENAFNRLFGDFATNSVFVWAQSTSKPFQGFQEGRQVKLTLTDAKKVEENVEGIEFVVPRSQSQAMVVRNFLSGTFGINGDYPLLDKVQKKKLIHGRFINQNDIDANRKVVVISEDVYKQLFEKDVQAIGELIQINSMNFMVIGVFEVGNMNMGPSTDMHIPFTTFQQIYNRGENISWMMITGKPEYNIKQIEEDAKLILRNLNNVHPEDKRAFGSFNLGKEFAKMTGFLSGMQFLTWFVGIATLIAGVFAIGNILLITVKERTKEIGVRRALGATPYEIKRQILVEAVFITLLAGFFGIISGGWILIALDAAFGQGPDATMVNASVSISVVFIALLILVVLGTLIGLIPAFKATSIKPIEALREE, from the coding sequence ATGTTTAAATTTTTAACAGATAGAGATACTTGGCAAGAGGTTTTTGATAGTCTTAGTAAAAACAAACTACGATCTATCTTAACCATGGTAGGTGTTTGGTGGGGAATTCTCCTACTTATTGGTCTTCTTGGTTCTGCCAGAGGATTAGAGAATGCATTTAATCGTTTGTTTGGCGATTTTGCTACGAACAGTGTATTCGTTTGGGCACAAAGCACTAGCAAACCTTTTCAAGGCTTTCAAGAAGGAAGACAAGTAAAGTTGACATTAACGGATGCTAAAAAAGTAGAAGAGAATGTAGAAGGTATTGAATTTGTAGTACCAAGAAGCCAAAGCCAAGCCATGGTGGTTCGGAATTTCCTTTCGGGAACCTTTGGTATAAATGGGGATTATCCTTTATTAGATAAAGTGCAGAAGAAAAAGTTAATTCACGGTCGCTTTATCAATCAAAACGATATAGATGCGAATAGAAAAGTTGTAGTCATTTCAGAAGATGTTTATAAACAACTATTTGAAAAGGATGTACAGGCAATTGGCGAGTTGATTCAAATTAACAGTATGAACTTTATGGTGATTGGTGTATTTGAAGTTGGTAATATGAATATGGGGCCATCAACGGATATGCATATTCCGTTTACCACCTTTCAGCAAATTTATAACCGTGGTGAAAACATCAGTTGGATGATGATTACTGGGAAACCGGAATACAACATCAAACAAATTGAAGAAGACGCAAAGCTCATTTTAAGAAATTTAAATAACGTGCATCCGGAAGATAAACGTGCCTTTGGAAGTTTTAATTTAGGTAAAGAGTTTGCAAAAATGACGGGTTTTCTTTCTGGTATGCAATTTTTGACATGGTTCGTAGGTATTGCAACCCTTATTGCAGGTGTTTTTGCCATTGGTAATATTCTATTAATTACCGTCAAAGAACGCACCAAAGAAATTGGTGTCCGCCGTGCACTAGGAGCCACGCCTTACGAAATAAAACGACAGATTTTAGTAGAAGCCGTTTTCATCACTTTACTGGCGGGATTCTTTGGGATTATTAGTGGTGGATGGATTCTGATAGCATTAGATGCCGCATTTGGGCAAGGTCCAGACGCAACCATGGTAAATGCATCTGTTTCCATTTCAGTTGTATTTATAGCCTTGCTCATTTTAGTTGTTTTAGGCACTTTAATCGGATTAATTCCAGCATTTAAAGCCACTAGTATTAAACCTATAGAAGCATTACGCGAAGAATAA
- a CDS encoding TolC family protein — protein sequence MMKINKVLTLSFLTVVFSVSSYAQEKVWTLEECVNYALENNIAIQKGANTLLINEEDITATKGSLLPSLSANANQSLGLGNQELFPGQFVDRTSHSTNLGLRVNQTIFNGFRNTNLHKQALLNLDRNQLELNRIKDDISLNVVNSYLNVLFNKENLETAQAQIEFSSKQLKQVQALVDAGVQPQANIYDVEATLSSDEQNLTVAENNYTLSILSLSQLLQVPFEGFKVEIIEVDSPSAALMYTDIQPILDYAYNNRYEIKVAEKNIELAELDTEISKSGFMPNVGFSYGFGSNVFYSNLTDQEASFGNQLNDNKAHSFVLSVGIPIFSQFQNKTAVAKSKIRIENSKLDFDQAKLDLEANIQRAFTDANAALKAYEAAQKSVRAQKLAFQNSQERYNLGTMNTFDLEQSRIQLINAQSRLINAKYDFVFKTKVLDYYLGKPITQ from the coding sequence ATGATGAAGATTAATAAAGTACTAACCCTTTCGTTTTTAACGGTTGTTTTTTCTGTTAGTTCATATGCTCAAGAAAAAGTATGGACGCTGGAAGAATGTGTAAACTACGCCTTGGAAAACAATATTGCAATTCAAAAAGGCGCTAATACCTTACTTATTAATGAGGAGGATATTACTGCAACCAAAGGAAGTTTATTACCGTCACTTAGTGCGAATGCCAATCAGAGTTTAGGATTGGGTAATCAGGAACTTTTTCCTGGGCAGTTTGTAGACAGGACGAGTCATTCCACCAATTTAGGTCTACGAGTAAATCAAACTATTTTTAACGGTTTTAGAAACACAAACTTGCACAAACAAGCATTGTTGAATTTAGATAGAAATCAATTGGAATTAAACCGAATTAAAGATGATATTTCGTTAAATGTCGTTAACTCCTATTTAAATGTGCTCTTTAACAAAGAAAATTTGGAAACGGCGCAAGCGCAAATTGAATTTTCAAGTAAGCAATTAAAGCAAGTTCAAGCATTAGTAGACGCGGGTGTTCAACCACAAGCTAATATTTACGATGTAGAAGCTACATTAAGTAGTGATGAGCAAAATTTAACGGTTGCAGAAAATAATTACACGCTTTCCATTTTAAGTTTGTCTCAACTTTTACAAGTGCCTTTTGAAGGTTTTAAAGTGGAAATTATTGAAGTAGATAGCCCTTCCGCAGCTTTGATGTACACAGATATTCAACCTATTTTAGATTATGCTTATAATAATCGGTATGAAATAAAAGTAGCGGAAAAGAATATTGAATTAGCCGAATTGGATACGGAAATTTCTAAAAGTGGTTTTATGCCAAATGTGGGATTTAGCTATGGTTTTGGTTCTAATGTGTTTTATTCTAATTTAACCGATCAAGAAGCTAGTTTTGGAAATCAATTAAATGATAATAAAGCCCATAGTTTTGTGTTAAGTGTGGGTATTCCTATCTTCTCCCAATTCCAAAATAAGACAGCTGTTGCTAAATCTAAAATTAGAATAGAAAATAGTAAATTAGATTTTGACCAAGCTAAACTAGATTTAGAAGCTAATATCCAACGCGCATTTACGGATGCCAACGCAGCATTAAAAGCTTATGAGGCGGCTCAAAAATCCGTAAGAGCTCAAAAATTAGCATTTCAAAATTCGCAAGAGCGTTATAATTTAGGAACTATGAATACATTTGATTTAGAACAATCACGTATTCAACTTATCAATGCGCAATCGCGATTAATTAATGCAAAATATGATTTTGTATTTAAAACGAAAGTTCTTGATTACTATTTAGGAAAACCTATAACACAATAA
- a CDS encoding efflux RND transporter periplasmic adaptor subunit → MNKAVKIIIGIVVLVLFVWVIKYFKDSNSKAIEEFKTETPFFTSIKTKVVATGKLNPEEEIELKPQIAGIIDKILVEEGDVVKKGDLIARIRVVPNEQSLVSARSRINSAQLSFDNSKTLYDRNKALFEKGVISKQDFENSELSLNQANESLRQAQNDFQIIKQGSLSGGGSANTNIVAQIPGTVLEIPVREGDQVIESNSFNAGTTIATIADMSKMIFEGKVDESEVGKLEEGKDIIVVLGAINQQEFPSKLTFVAPKGIEENGAVQFTIKADVEVNPSVKIRAGYSANAEIEMESKDSVMVVKEALLQFNRFTEKPFVEVQKEDGTYEEKYVELGISDGINVEITEGVSETDKIKVWNKAKEDNNDED, encoded by the coding sequence ATGAATAAAGCAGTAAAAATCATCATTGGCATCGTAGTCCTAGTACTATTTGTTTGGGTAATTAAATACTTTAAAGACTCCAATTCTAAAGCTATTGAAGAATTTAAAACAGAAACACCGTTTTTCACCTCTATAAAAACAAAAGTGGTTGCCACAGGGAAATTAAACCCAGAAGAAGAAATTGAATTGAAACCGCAAATAGCTGGAATTATTGATAAAATTTTGGTTGAAGAAGGTGACGTTGTTAAGAAAGGCGATTTAATAGCTAGAATTCGCGTGGTACCAAACGAACAAAGTTTAGTAAGTGCAAGAAGTCGCATTAATAGCGCACAATTATCTTTTGATAATTCCAAAACCTTATACGACAGAAATAAAGCCCTTTTTGAAAAAGGTGTTATTTCAAAACAAGATTTTGAAAACAGTGAGTTGTCCTTAAACCAAGCAAATGAATCTTTACGTCAGGCTCAAAATGACTTTCAAATTATCAAACAAGGTTCCTTATCGGGAGGTGGTTCTGCCAACACCAATATTGTAGCACAAATTCCTGGAACTGTTTTAGAAATTCCGGTACGTGAGGGAGATCAAGTAATTGAATCTAATAGCTTTAATGCAGGAACAACCATTGCTACCATTGCAGATATGAGTAAAATGATTTTCGAAGGAAAAGTTGATGAATCTGAAGTAGGAAAACTAGAAGAAGGGAAAGATATTATTGTGGTTCTTGGCGCTATTAATCAACAAGAATTTCCATCTAAATTAACGTTTGTAGCGCCAAAAGGAATTGAAGAAAATGGTGCAGTTCAATTTACTATTAAAGCAGACGTAGAAGTTAATCCGTCTGTAAAAATTAGGGCTGGTTACAGCGCTAATGCAGAAATTGAAATGGAAAGTAAAGATAGCGTAATGGTTGTAAAGGAAGCCTTATTACAATTTAATCGTTTTACGGAAAAGCCATTTGTAGAAGTTCAAAAAGAAGATGGTACCTATGAAGAGAAATATGTTGAGTTAGGTATTTCAGATGGAATAAATGTTGAAATTACTGAAGGTGTTTCAGAAACTGATAAAATAAAAGTTTGGAATAAAGCAAAAGAAGATAACAATGATGAAGATTAA
- a CDS encoding ABC transporter permease has protein sequence MFDLDLWREIFQSINKNRTRSLLSGFTVAFAILLFAVLFGLANGLQNTFSDAFNDDANNSIMIYSGMTTKANKGLQAGRRIQFKNEDYSYVKDEFKDEVQFITSRIYRNVTATFRNEKSSYSVRAVHPDHQYLEMTIMDQGRYINELDVQNHTKVAVIGRLVEEDLFLRTTALGKYINLDGIPYKVVGVFSDDGGDNEERLIYMPISTAQRLYGNTDYVDQINLTYNPEMNYDQAIAFGRTLTNKMKNRFDVAETDQRAIRIQNMAEGTKAVGQMTTALGFIIFVIGFGTLIAGVVGISNIMIFIVKERTKEIGIRKALGATPRSIVSIILIESILITAIAGYVGLLLGVGVLELAAPTLETYFIKDPSVQPSLIIAATITLILAGAIAGYLPAKKASQIKPIVALRDD, from the coding sequence ATGTTTGATTTAGATCTTTGGCGTGAGATATTTCAAAGTATCAATAAAAACCGAACGCGAAGTTTGCTTTCAGGATTTACGGTAGCCTTTGCTATTTTACTATTTGCTGTTCTTTTTGGATTAGCTAACGGACTTCAAAATACTTTTTCAGACGCCTTTAATGACGATGCCAATAATTCCATTATGATTTATTCGGGTATGACTACCAAAGCCAATAAAGGACTTCAGGCAGGTAGACGTATTCAGTTTAAAAATGAAGACTATTCCTATGTTAAAGACGAGTTTAAAGATGAAGTTCAATTTATAACCTCTAGAATCTATAGAAATGTAACGGCTACTTTTAGAAACGAAAAAAGTAGTTATTCTGTTCGCGCGGTTCACCCGGATCATCAATATTTAGAAATGACCATAATGGATCAAGGACGATACATTAATGAGTTGGATGTTCAAAACCACACTAAAGTGGCTGTTATAGGTCGTTTGGTTGAAGAAGATTTATTTTTAAGAACAACCGCTTTAGGAAAATATATTAATCTAGATGGTATTCCGTATAAAGTAGTTGGTGTTTTCTCGGATGATGGCGGCGATAATGAGGAACGCTTAATTTATATGCCCATTTCCACCGCACAACGGTTATATGGTAATACAGATTATGTAGATCAAATTAACTTGACCTATAATCCTGAAATGAATTACGACCAAGCCATTGCGTTTGGTAGAACACTTACTAATAAAATGAAAAACCGCTTTGATGTTGCGGAAACCGATCAGCGTGCAATTCGTATTCAAAACATGGCGGAAGGTACCAAAGCTGTGGGGCAAATGACAACCGCCTTAGGATTTATCATTTTCGTAATTGGTTTTGGAACCTTAATAGCAGGTGTCGTTGGTATTAGTAATATAATGATTTTTATTGTAAAAGAACGTACCAAGGAAATTGGCATTCGTAAAGCATTAGGCGCTACACCACGATCTATTGTATCTATTATTTTAATAGAATCTATTTTAATTACTGCCATTGCAGGTTATGTTGGCTTGTTATTAGGTGTCGGTGTTTTAGAACTTGCTGCTCCAACGTTGGAAACATATTTTATTAAGGATCCAAGTGTACAACCGTCACTTATTATTGCGGCAACCATTACACTTATTTTAGCAGGTGCAATTGCAGGTTATTTACCAGCTAAAAAAGCATCACAAATTAAACCCATTGTAGCATTAAGAGACGACTAA
- a CDS encoding mechanosensitive ion channel family protein, protein MDKNLDYWIEQGIAFVTTYGLKVIGAIVIWIVGSWLIKKILKGFKKMMDKGHYEVSLKKFLVDLINAILKILLVITILGTLGVPTAQFAAIIAAAGLAIGLALQGSLGNFAGGVLLMVFRPIKIGDFIEAQGESGTVKEIEIFTTKLNTTDNKEVIIPNGALSNGNIINYSTEDTRRVDFTFGVGYDSDIKKTKEILFGVINSHPLVLKDPATAVNVSELADSSINFFTRAWVKKEDYWTVKFDVMEQTKEALDAAGIDIPYPHQVEIHKEG, encoded by the coding sequence ATGGATAAAAATTTAGATTACTGGATAGAACAAGGCATTGCATTTGTAACCACTTACGGTTTAAAAGTTATTGGAGCCATTGTTATATGGATTGTTGGTTCTTGGCTTATTAAAAAGATTCTTAAAGGTTTCAAAAAAATGATGGATAAAGGTCATTATGAAGTAAGCCTCAAGAAATTTCTTGTAGATTTAATCAATGCTATTTTAAAAATATTATTAGTAATTACCATATTAGGCACTTTAGGTGTTCCTACAGCGCAATTTGCCGCTATTATAGCTGCTGCGGGTTTAGCCATTGGTTTAGCACTTCAAGGTTCTTTAGGGAATTTTGCGGGCGGTGTACTTTTAATGGTATTCAGACCTATTAAAATTGGTGATTTTATTGAAGCCCAAGGTGAAAGTGGAACCGTTAAAGAAATTGAAATTTTTACGACTAAACTAAATACAACAGATAATAAAGAAGTCATAATTCCAAATGGCGCATTATCAAATGGCAATATTATTAATTATAGTACAGAAGATACACGACGTGTAGATTTTACGTTTGGTGTTGGTTATGATTCTGACATTAAGAAAACCAAAGAAATACTTTTTGGTGTAATTAATTCGCATCCATTGGTATTGAAAGATCCGGCTACGGCTGTAAATGTATCTGAATTAGCGGATAGCTCTATTAATTTCTTTACACGTGCATGGGTTAAGAAAGAAGATTATTGGACCGTTAAGTTTGATGTTATGGAACAAACAAAAGAAGCACTTGATGCGGCTGGAATTGATATTCCTTACCCACACCAAGTGGAAATACACAAAGAAGGCTAA